The Streptomyces venezuelae genomic interval AGCCTGTGCGCTCGCAGAGCCAGCTCGCCAAGCTCCTCGCGGACGACGGGCTGAGCGTCACTCAGGCGACGCTCTCCCGCGACCTCGACGAGCTCGGCGCGGTGAAGATCCGCAACACCGGTGGAGAGCTGATCTACGCGGTGCCCAGCGAGGGCGGCTTCCGCACCCCGCAGGCCCCGCTCGGCGAGTCCGCCAAGGAGGAGCGCATGCGGCGCCTCTCCGGCGAACTGCTGATCTCCGCCGAGGCCTCCGCCAACCTGGTGGTGCTGC includes:
- a CDS encoding arginine repressor; translated protein: MTDAQENEHGGPSVPQTRTARHRRIVDILNRQPVRSQSQLAKLLADDGLSVTQATLSRDLDELGAVKIRNTGGELIYAVPSEGGFRTPQAPLGESAKEERMRRLSGELLISAEASANLVVLRTPPGAAQFLASAIDQAELHAILGTIAGDDTLLLISRDPTGGQALADHLLRLAQKG